In Daucus carota subsp. sativus chromosome 4, DH1 v3.0, whole genome shotgun sequence, one DNA window encodes the following:
- the LOC108219176 gene encoding DEAD-box ATP-dependent RNA helicase 38, protein MAETSTDSAASTTDTLAGTSTPATESSAQDAKLPESKRWADVSDDEKDDLESKIDSLAIEEPKKVNEFLEDPEPSNIQAVTSGDTPYTSAKRFEDLNLSPELLQGLYVEMKFERPSKIQAITLPMILTPPYKHLIAQAHNGSGKTTCFVLGMLSRVDPKLAAPQALCICPTRELAMQNQEVLERMGKYTGISSTLAIPMEDMPIGKIPPVTKQVVIGTPGTINKWFTAKKLGMGAMTILVFDEADHMLAEGGFKQDSERIMKGIVKISPKCQVLLFSATFNDAVKDFATRIVTQISVNEYNQLFVKKEELSLDSLKQYKVYCPDERSKIMVIKDKILEMGQKVGQTIIFVKTRNSASMLHKSLVEYGYEVTTIQGALKQEDRDKIVKEFKEGLTQVLISTDLLARGFDQAQVNLVVNYDLPLKYDTRGEPDYEVYLHRIGRAGRFGRKGAVFNLLCGDRDDMLMTKIENHFNHQVTEVASWESDKDFEDALKKAGLM, encoded by the exons ATGGCAGAGACTTCCACTGATTCGGCCGCCTCCACGACTGACACACTCGCCGGAACTTCAACTCCGGCAACTGAATCCTCTGCTCAAGATGCCAAACTCCCGGAATCTAAACGCTGGGCTGATGTCTCCGACGATGAAAAAGACGATCTTGAATCAAAAATCGACTCCTTAGCAATTGAAGAGCCCAAAAAAGTCAACGAGTTTCTCGAAGATCCAGAACCTTCTAATATCCAAGCC GTTACTTCTGGTGATACGCCGTACACTTCAGCGAAGAGATTTGAAGATTTGAATTTATCTCCGGAGTTGTTACAGGGATTATATGTTGAGATGAAGTTTGAGAGGCCTAGTAAGATTCAGGCTATTACTTTGCCTATGATTTTGACTCCGCCGTATAAGCATTTGATTGCGCAAGCACATAATGGTTCCGGGAAGACTACTTGTTTCGTTCTTGGAATGCTGAGTCGTGTCGATCCCAAATTAGCTGCTCCTCAGGCTCTTTGTATTTGTCCTACCAGGGAACTCGCAATGCAG AATCAGGAAGTTCTTGAGCGGATGGGGAAGTATACAGGAATTTCTTCCACATTGGCAATTCCTATGGAAGATATGCCTATTGGGAAAATACCACCAGTAACCAAACAAGTAGTGATCGGCACCCCTGGTACCATTAACAAGTGGTTTACAGCGAAAAAATTAGGCATGGGTGCTATGACTATTCTTGTATTTGACGAGGCAGACCACATGCTTGCGGAG GGTGGTTTTAAACAAGATTCTGAGAGGATAATGAAAGGCATAGTAAAAATCAGCCCTAAATGTCAG GTTCTCCTGTTTTCTGCAACCTTTAATGATGCAGTGAAAGACTTTGCAACAAGGATTGTAACACAAATCTCTGTGAATGAGTACAATCAGTTGTTTGTAAAAAAAGAAGAGCTCTCCTTGGATTCTTTGAAGCAGTATAAAGTGTATTGTCCTGATGAACGTTCCAAAATTATGGTTATAAAAGACAAAATTCTTGAGATGGGCCAGAAGGTGGGCCAGACGATTATATTTGTCAAAACAAGAAATAGCGCTAGCATGTTGCATAAATCACTAGTAGAATATGGTTATGAAGTGACGACTATTCAAGGTGCTCTTAAGCAGGAAGATAGGGATAAAATAGTTAAGGAATTTAAGGAGGGGTTGACTCAAGTTCTGATCTCAACTGATCTTCTAGCTCGTGGCTTTGACCAAGCACAG GTCAATTTGGTGGTAAATTATGATCTTCCATTGAAATATGACACACGTGGAGAGCCAGATTATGAAGTCTACTTGCATCGGATTGGGAGAGCAGGGCGGTTTGGTCGCAAAG GAGCTGTATTCAACTTGTTATGCGGTGATAGAGATGATATGTTGATGACCAAGATTGAAAACCACTTTAACCATCAAGTCACAGAG GTTGCCTCATGGGAAAGTGATAAAGATTTTGAGGATGCTTTGAAGAAGGCTGGTTTAATGTAA
- the LOC108217828 gene encoding uncharacterized protein LOC108217828 isoform X1: MLLNSKLWVVFVYTQLSLFLSLSSAKISENSLSRIFIIFVPPSGQESKIYPSHCCSPHSTVNAQDIMQQLVPPWLEQLLNASFFRVCRTHEDAARSECNMFCLDCGGDAFCFYCRSSRHKDHQVIQIRRSSYHDVVRVSEVQREIDISGVQTYVINSARVMFLNERPQPKSAGGKGVSHLCEICGRSLLDPFRFCSLGCKLVGIKRNGNASFSLESKNEVAVRGDQGISNRRVVMNLTSPSSSSRDHQIQQGSDELRQGSEQGTFAHMSTPPGRRRKGIPHRAPFGS, encoded by the exons ATGTTGTTGAATTCTAAGTTGTGGGTTGTTTTTGTATACACAcaactctctctctttctctctctctcttctgcaaaaatttctgaaaattctCTGAGcagaatttttattatctttgtGCCCCCATCAGGGCAAGAATCCAAGATTTATCCATCACATTGCTGCAGTCCCCACTCAACTGTTAATG CGCAGGATATAATGCAGCAACTGGTTCCACCGTGGCTAGAACAATTGCTCAACGCATCTTTCTTCCGGGTTTGTCGCACTCATGAAGATGCCGCGAGGAGTGAATGTAACATGTTTTGTCTTGATTGCGGCGGTGATGCATTCTGCTTCTATTGCCGCTCTTCCCGGCACAAAGATCATCAGGTCATCCAG ATAAGAAGGTCGTCGTATCATGATGTGGTGAGGGTATCGGAGGTTCAACGAGAGATTGATATAAGCGGAGTACAGACCTATGTGATAAACAGTGCAAGAGTGATGTTCTTGAATGAAAGGCCTCAGCCCAAATCTGCAGGAGGGAAAGGAGTTTCTCATCTGTGTGAAATCTGTGGCAGGAGCCTCTTGGACCCTTTTCGATTCTGTTCACTTGGCTGTAAG CTTGTAGGTATAAAGAGAAACGGAAATGCTAGCTTTAGCTTAGAGTCAAAGAATGAGGTAGCAGTAAGAGGTGATCAAGGGATATCAAACAGGAGAGTAGTCATGAATTTAACATCACCGTCATCATCATCAAGAGACCATCAAATTCAACAAGGATCGGATGAATTGCGTCAAGGCTCGGAACAAGGCACATTTGCTCACATGTCCACCCCTCCTGGTAGGAGAAGAAAAGGCATTCCTCATAGAGCTCCTTTTGGCTCTTGA
- the LOC108217828 gene encoding protein RGF1 INDUCIBLE TRANSCRIPTION FACTOR 1 isoform X2, whose product MDIMQQLVPPWLEQLLNASFFRVCRTHEDAARSECNMFCLDCGGDAFCFYCRSSRHKDHQVIQIRRSSYHDVVRVSEVQREIDISGVQTYVINSARVMFLNERPQPKSAGGKGVSHLCEICGRSLLDPFRFCSLGCKLVGIKRNGNASFSLESKNEVAVRGDQGISNRRVVMNLTSPSSSSRDHQIQQGSDELRQGSEQGTFAHMSTPPGRRRKGIPHRAPFGS is encoded by the exons ATG GATATAATGCAGCAACTGGTTCCACCGTGGCTAGAACAATTGCTCAACGCATCTTTCTTCCGGGTTTGTCGCACTCATGAAGATGCCGCGAGGAGTGAATGTAACATGTTTTGTCTTGATTGCGGCGGTGATGCATTCTGCTTCTATTGCCGCTCTTCCCGGCACAAAGATCATCAGGTCATCCAG ATAAGAAGGTCGTCGTATCATGATGTGGTGAGGGTATCGGAGGTTCAACGAGAGATTGATATAAGCGGAGTACAGACCTATGTGATAAACAGTGCAAGAGTGATGTTCTTGAATGAAAGGCCTCAGCCCAAATCTGCAGGAGGGAAAGGAGTTTCTCATCTGTGTGAAATCTGTGGCAGGAGCCTCTTGGACCCTTTTCGATTCTGTTCACTTGGCTGTAAG CTTGTAGGTATAAAGAGAAACGGAAATGCTAGCTTTAGCTTAGAGTCAAAGAATGAGGTAGCAGTAAGAGGTGATCAAGGGATATCAAACAGGAGAGTAGTCATGAATTTAACATCACCGTCATCATCATCAAGAGACCATCAAATTCAACAAGGATCGGATGAATTGCGTCAAGGCTCGGAACAAGGCACATTTGCTCACATGTCCACCCCTCCTGGTAGGAGAAGAAAAGGCATTCCTCATAGAGCTCCTTTTGGCTCTTGA